The following proteins are encoded in a genomic region of Primulina huaijiensis isolate GDHJ02 chromosome 3, ASM1229523v2, whole genome shotgun sequence:
- the LOC140973294 gene encoding uncharacterized protein, which produces MDATNEAEGFFDSIKPPRLEDAGLEDCALHPDLIKEAFRKAASAVKSVITTSDGEGESGGQCVDDPWEDSTDVVIGIADGITAPPGGCVAQKGGGLTEASGDEVAVLGGDPNEKGDTVVEPDLPASGDACVDGLQGLEIGGNGRGILGKKLVDRKADVDEEDEGGDRPTLAEGYV; this is translated from the coding sequence ATGGATGCGACCAACGAAGCAGAAGGATTTTTCGACTCAATCAAGCCGCCCCGGCTGGAGGATGCAGGCCTGGAGGATTGCGCGTTGCATCCGGACCTCATAAAGGAGGCTTTTCGCAAAGCCGCATCCGCCGTTAAGTCGGTCATCACAACATCTGACGGAGAGGGTGAATCCGGAGGTCAATGTGTTGATGATCCGTGGGAAGATTCAACGGACGTGGTGATAGGGATTGCGGATGGGATAACTGCTCCTCCTGGAGGCTGCGTCGCCCAGAAAGGCGGTGGATTGACGGAGGCGTCTGGTGATGAGGTGGCAGTTCTTGGTGGGGATCCGAACGAGAAAGGGGACACGGTGGTGGAGCCAGATCTTCCGGCGAGTGGGGATGCTTGCGTCGATGGACTGCAAGGCTTGGAAATTGGGGGAAATGGCCGGGGCATTTTGGGGAAGAAGCTCGTGGATCGAAAAGCTGACGTGGATGAAGAGGACGAGGGCGGAGATAGACCGACTTTAGCGGAAGGT